The following are from one region of the Oncorhynchus masou masou isolate Uvic2021 chromosome 24, UVic_Omas_1.1, whole genome shotgun sequence genome:
- the LOC135513024 gene encoding neuromedin-U-like isoform X1: MMKTSQCQTRVSQNGSASSLSVLSTSAMNTLSSTSLTLLVLLISAIPVCKSVPIQQQKANIYQDQLLNQLEDVCSSYFAADPPFRTPDVLGELCVLILVQTSKDMKVRDNPSKRFLFHYAKQQGAGLTEGASPVMHPLLQLVPQLNTRRERGEEFVVRDDLQGPEGIQSRGYFLYRPRNGRRSLEFD; this comes from the exons ATGATGAAGACCTCTCAGTGCCAAACCAGAGTCTCTCAGAACGGCAGCGCGAGCTCCTTGAGCGTTCTCAGCACCAGCGCAATGAACACGCTCAGCAGCACGAGCCTCACGCTTCTTGTTCTCCTCATCTCAGCGATCCCAGTCTGCAAAA GTGTTCCAATACAACAGCAGAAAGCAAATATATACCAGGACCAGCTTCTCAACCAG CTTGAAGATGTGTGCTCATCCTACTTTGCTGCAGACCCGCCATTTCGG ACACCTGATGTTTTGGGAGAACTCTGTGTGTTAATCCTTGTACAGACGTCTAAG GACATGAAAGTGCGGGACAATCCTAGTAAAAGG TTCTTATTTCATTATGCTAAGCAACAAGGTGCTGGCCTAACAGAGGGGGCG TCCCCTGTGATGCATCCTCTCCTGCAGCTAGTTCCTCAACTCAATAccagacgagagagaggagaggagtttgtGGTCCGC GATGATCTCCAGGGACCTGAGGGAATTCAGAGCAGAGGATACTTCTTATATCGG CCAAGAAATGGAAGAAGATCCCTAGAATTTGATTAA
- the LOC135513024 gene encoding neuromedin-U-like isoform X2 yields the protein MMKTSQCQTRVSQNGSASSLSVLSTSAMNTLSSTSLTLLVLLISAIPVCKSVPIQQQKANIYQDQLLNQLEDVCSSYFAADPPFRTPDVLGELCVLILVQTSKDMKVRDNPSKRSPVMHPLLQLVPQLNTRRERGEEFVVRDDLQGPEGIQSRGYFLYRPRNGRRSLEFD from the exons ATGATGAAGACCTCTCAGTGCCAAACCAGAGTCTCTCAGAACGGCAGCGCGAGCTCCTTGAGCGTTCTCAGCACCAGCGCAATGAACACGCTCAGCAGCACGAGCCTCACGCTTCTTGTTCTCCTCATCTCAGCGATCCCAGTCTGCAAAA GTGTTCCAATACAACAGCAGAAAGCAAATATATACCAGGACCAGCTTCTCAACCAG CTTGAAGATGTGTGCTCATCCTACTTTGCTGCAGACCCGCCATTTCGG ACACCTGATGTTTTGGGAGAACTCTGTGTGTTAATCCTTGTACAGACGTCTAAG GACATGAAAGTGCGGGACAATCCTAGTAAAAGG TCCCCTGTGATGCATCCTCTCCTGCAGCTAGTTCCTCAACTCAATAccagacgagagagaggagaggagtttgtGGTCCGC GATGATCTCCAGGGACCTGAGGGAATTCAGAGCAGAGGATACTTCTTATATCGG CCAAGAAATGGAAGAAGATCCCTAGAATTTGATTAA